In one window of Episyrphus balteatus chromosome 3, idEpiBalt1.1, whole genome shotgun sequence DNA:
- the LOC129913573 gene encoding uncharacterized protein LOC129913573, protein MEIALEGSDIISSYRNMIDEIDTKMQEFQEKDSGWALLRICHVEININQYTPIKGSRHIPLPSFLSRKRACINVHNTDEYCFKWAIISALFSKGKNNTHKPETYKIRDISSRTIYKNNIRIDFADLQFPLRLSDISKFETLNPTLSINVFGFDDEKKIVVGPYYITPQEKRNHINLILLQNEGISHFVWIKSISRLVSTQAKNYRGKSWFCNTCLLRFISEEKLMTHKDNCCKMVTKMPNDDKKTVSFEHFERKMDVPFTIYADFECILEEVGSPGNASSSSSISSSLNIQKHIPCAGAYFIKSCDSSLNRFKMFKGSNCVKDFVSSLIKDCYELHKRNSKPMLLLSEIDLEYQRNCPLCHICNKELGTDRVADHCHYTGKYNGPAHNKCNLIYQKPKFFPILFHNFTGYDSHLLIKELASYNGNISCIPLNKERYISVSKTLHTFDNRTIELRFLDSLRFMPSSIDSLTKDLTPSDFKLIRSNFPIEEEFKLLTRKGVFPYDHVKTWESLEEKTLPPQECFKNKLTGEACSDSEYNHAKKVWTVFNCQTLSDYMELYLKTDVLLLADIFENFKIICKSIYELDPCHYYTAPGLSWDAMLRKTHIKLDLIQDIEIYNFIKKGIRGGISQCSHRHSVANNKYMQNYDETKDSQYLMYVDANNLYGWAMSCPLPYSSIKWVNNIQNIDLMNISDDSEVGSYRISSNRNAIQLFTSCVFLTSDPSFFDTVPST, encoded by the exons ATGGAAATTGCACTTGAAGGCAGTGATATAATTTCTTCATATAGGAATATGATAGATGAAATTGACACGAAAATGcaagaatttcaagaaaaagacAGTGGATGGGCCTTGCTGCGGATATGTCACGTGGAAATAAACATAAATCAATACACACCAATCAAAGGTTCAAGACATATACCGTTGCCTAGTTTTCTTTCTAGAAAAAGAGCCTGTATAAACGTTCACAACACTGATGAGTATTGTTTCAAATGGGCCATCATCTCAGCACTTTTTAGCAAAGGAAAGAACAATACCCATAAACCTGAAACATACAAGATACGAGATATCAGTTCACGAacgatttataaaaataacatcAGAATTGATTTCGCTGATCTGCAATTTCCTTTAAGACTTAGCGATATTTCTAAGTTTGAAACACTAAACCCTACTTTAAGCATCAATGTGTTTGGATTTGACGATGAGAAGAAGATAGTAGTAGGACCCTATTACATTACACCACAGGAGAAGAGAAATCACATCAATCTAATTCTCTTGCAAAACGAGGGAATTTCGCACTTTGTCTGGATTAAAAGCATATCAAG acttGTTTCAACGCAGGCGAAAAACTACAGAGGAAAATCTTGGTTTTGCAACACGTGCTTGCTAAGATTTATATCTGAAGAAAAACTGATGACGCACAAGGACAACTGCTGTAAAATGGTGACAAAAATGCCCAACGACGATAAAAAGACTGTATCGTTTGAACATTTTGAGCGGAAGATGGACGTGCCTTTCACAATATATGCAGATTTCGAATGCATCCTCGAGGAAGTAGGATCCCCAGGTAATgctagtagtagtagtagtattAGTAGTagtttaaatattcaaaaacataTCCCATGCGCAGGTGCTTACTTTATAAAATCTTGTGATAGTTCTCTCAAtagatttaaaatgtttaaaggcAGCAATTGTGTAAAAGATTTTGTTAGTTCTCTGATAAAAGATTGCTATGAATTACATAAAAGAAATTCTAAACCCATGCTACTTTTATCAGAAATTGATTTAGAATATCAAAGAAATTGTCCATTATGTCATATCTGCAACAAAGAGTTAGGAACAGATCGAGTTGCAGATCATTGTCATTATACAGGCAAATATAATGGCCCAGCGCATAATAAATGTAATTTGATTTACCAAAAACCTAAATTTTTCCCAATATTGTTCCATAATTTCACCGGGTATGATTCGCATTTACTTATCAAAGAACTTGCTTCATACAACGGAAATATTTCTTGCATTCCTCTTAATAAGGAGCGCTATATTTCTGTTTCAAAGACATTACATACGTTTGATAACAGAACTATAGAACTGAGATTTTTGGATTCTCTACGTTTTATGCCTTCTAGCATTGATTCCCTTACAAAAGACTTAACACCaagtgattttaaattaataagatcTAATTTTCCAATTGAAGAAGAGTTTAAGCTTCTGACAAGGAAAGGTGTATTTCCCTATGATCATGTAAAAACATGGGAGAGTTTAGAGGAAAAAACCCTTCCTCCTCAAgagtgttttaaaaataaattgactgGTGAAGCTTGCTCCGATAGCGAATACAATCATGCTAAAAAAGTATGGACAGTTTTTAATTGTCAGACTCTTTCAGATTATATGGAGTTATATTTAAAAACTGACGTTCTTCTACTAGCTgacatatttgaaaattttaaaattatttgtaaaagtATTTACGAACTTGATCCCTGTCATTATTACACAGCACCAGGGTTATCTTGGGATGCAATGCTTAGAAAAACCCATATAAAGCTGGATCTTATTCAAGACATTGAAATATATAATTTCataaagaagggtattagaggAGGCATCTCTCAATGTTCACATCGCCACTCAGTTGCCAACAATAAATATATGCAAAACTATGATGAAACAAAAGATTCACAGTATTTGATGTATGTTGATGCCAACAATTTATATGGGTGGGCAATGTCTTGTCCTCTACCTTATTCATCTATTAAATGGgttaataatattcaaaacattgatttaatgaatatttcagATGACTCGGAAGTCGG TTCATATCGGATCTCATCAAATAGAAATGCTATACAATTGTTTACAAGTTGTGTCTTTTTGACTTCCGATCCATCATTTTTCGATACAGTCCCCTCAACATAA
- the LOC129913560 gene encoding uncharacterized protein LOC129913560 — translation MDMNIKTLKNLIKTKEALKKKYMLLKTGKYIKDLETENTYKPIVEPLRKIVKNFENSETKNRELKEIKSSAVKRRLQFKSPPTEEAEAIEYENNSSEGDLNLPLSNSMTVDEDTSFKTPSNSFNESTPINRSLISNSLHDKIYGPYFDAESNSNKLGRSNFKINDENNIIIDEEIFYGTEGLLELVLSKNPRKSIYNTEDLKQYQKILQKTCAHLRNHDINSQVKGNRGQKYKKIIKPLIQSITKSKQTKVGNAYMDMDSSPTMIYSANPIDYVYWDNPNELVDRLRLLIASETSGHNNHKNEINSIVEELREQNIIY, via the coding sequence ATGGATATGAATATAAAAACACtgaaaaatcttataaaaacaAAGGAGGCTTTGAAGAAAAAGTATATGCTTCTCAAAACTGGAAAATACATAAAGGACTTAGAAACTGAAAACACGTATAAACCAATTGTTGAACCCTTACGtaaaatcgttaaaaattttgaaaatagtgAAACCAAGAATCGCgagttaaaagaaataaaatcatcCGCTGTTAAGCGTCGTCTTCAATTTAAAAGTCCCCCAACAGAAGAAGCTGAAGCaattgaatatgaaaataattctTCAGAAGGAGATTTGAATTTACCTTTATCGAATTCGATGACAGTTGATGAAGACACATCATTTAAAACACCTTCAAATAGCTTTAATGAAAGTACTCCGATCAACAGATCGTTGATTTCAAATTCACTTCATGATAAAATCTATGGTCCGTACTTTGATGCTGAATCGAATTCAAACAAATTGGGAAGatcaaactttaaaataaacgatgaaaacaatattataattgatgaaGAAATTTTCTATGGAACTGAGGGTCTTCTTGAACTAGTATTGAGCAAAAATCCCCGAAAGAGTATTTATAATACTGAAGATTTAAAGCagtatcaaaaaatattacaaaaaacatGCGCTCATTTGAGAAATCATGATATAAATTCACAGGTTAAAGGTAATAGaggacaaaaatataaaaaaattattaaacctTTGATTCAGAGTAtaacaaaaagtaaacaaacaaaagttgGAAATGCATACATGGATATGGATAGTTCTCCTACAATGATCTATTCAGCTAATCCTATTGATTATGTATATTGGGATAACCCAAATGAGCTTGTAGATAGGTTGAGACTTTTAATCGCATCTGAAACTTCGGGGCATAACaatcataaaaatgaaataaattcaatcgTGGAAGAGTTGCgagaacaaaatataatttattag
- the LOC129913235 gene encoding uncharacterized protein LOC129913235, with translation MYLIPSTMNLREELLQVEEEVLFKPCKKVIELKQNEKYRIGKLKRCVTKFGERIVADLGEFQTFFPMRYNKLSDAAITEINRGSFNFTYLCPLGRTASIKIEEEL, from the exons ATGTATCTCATACCGTCGACGATGAATCTCAGAGAAGAACTTTTACAAGTTGAAGAGGAAGTTTTGTTCAAGCCTTGTAAAAAGGTtattgaattaaaacaaaatgaaaaatatcgTATTGGTAAACTGAAACGTTGTGTTACGAAATTTGGAGAACGAATTGTTGCTGATTTGGGCGAATTTCAg acTTTCTTCCCAATGCGATACAACAAATTGTCAGACGCTGCAATAACCGAAATCAATCGAGGTTCATTCAACTTTACCTATTTATGTCCGTTAGGACGAACTGCTAGTATTAAAATTGAAGAAGAACtgtaa